The Desulfovibrio sp. JC022 nucleotide sequence AAAAAAATTATTGCTCTCGTTGCTGTAATGGTAATGGCTTTTACAGGTTCCGCATTTGCAGGTTCCATTCAGGTTAAAGGTTCCACCACTGTTCTGCCGCTTATGCAGAAAGCTGCTGAAGCTTTCATGAAGGCCAACCCCAATGTTTCCATTTCTATTTCCGGTGGCGGCTCTTCCAACGGTGCTAAGGCTCTGATCGACGGCACTACCGATGTTGCCATGATGTCCCGCGACATGAAGGGCGGCGAAATTCAGAAAGCCACCGACAACGGACGCAAGCCTTACCAGTTCATCGTTGCACTTGACTGCATCGTTCCGGTTGTAAATCCCGGCAACCCCGTTTCCAAGCTCAGCAAAGATCAGCTTTGGGGCATCTACACCGGTAAAATCAAAAACTGGAAAGAAGTGGGTGGCGAAGATGCAAAGATCGTTGTTATCTCCCGCGACACTTCCTCCGGTACCTACGATTGCTGGAAGAGCAAGGTAATGAAGAAAGACGGCAAGAAACACCGCGTATTCCCCGGCGCTCTGCTGCAGGCTTCCAACGGTGCTGTTGCACAGGCTGTTTCCAAGAATAAAAAAGCCATCGGCTACGTTGGCCTTGCCTACTTGAACAAGGAACTCAAGGGCGTAGTTGTAAACGGCGTGGGTGCTTCCGTCGCCACTGCCAAAGACGGTTCCTACCCCATCTCCCGTGGTCTGAACCTCTACACTCCCGGCACTCCCAGCGGTGAAACCAAAGCTCTTCTCGATTACATGATGAGCCCCGCAGGCCAGAAGCTTGCTGCTGACACCGGTTTCATTCCCGTAAAATAGTAAAGGCTTTTCGTAAAAGCCGGGTCCGACATTAATAAATAAGGTCCGGGGGGACTTCAAAAGTCCCCCCGGAATTTGAAGTCTCTAAGACAAACGTTAAAATTATATCAGGGGAAAAGTCGTGATAACGTCCCGCAATATCTGTTTACTGCTGATCACTCTCGCTGTTCTGGCCGGGGTATATGCTTATAAGCTCGGTGTGCGCACTGAAGCTGAACAGATTTTTATTTCCTCAGCCGAGAAGGTGGAGCAAAGGGGAGACTATTCCATGAGTGCTGAAGGTGCACTCAAGAAAGTCATGATGCTTTCCACCCATGAAGTTGTTGAATCCACGGAAGAGACAGGTTTCAGCAGGGCTGAGAAAGAACTCAGAGTGAGAGAGCTTAATGCCGAACTGAACAGGGTTTATACATATGTTCGCACTGATTCAAAAGTGATGGGTAGGGATAAGGCGGATGTTGAGGTCTTGGGTGCCATCAAAGCCAGTGCTGAGAGTCTGGTTTCATCGAGATCCACAGGCTGGTATGTTTTCAGCGGCATTCTCGGTTTTCTGGGTGTGGTAATCTTCGCTATCTCTACAATTTCGCTCAGCAGGCGTACCACCGAGCGCATCATCCATTCAGCCTTCCTGATTACCGCGTTTACCTCGATTCTGGTGCTCTTCCTGATCATGATGTTTCTCTTTGTGGAAGGTCTACCTATATTCAAGCATGTTTCTGTCAGTGACTTTATTTTCGGTCATGAATGGTATCCCACCGATGAGGATGATCCTGCTTTCGGAATCTGGCCGCTTATTGTCGGTTCCGGCGCGGTGACACTTGTTTCGTCCATTATCGCCATTCCCCTCGGTGTGATGACCGCCATCTACCTTGCTGAAATCGCCCCTTTAAGAGTCCGTAATATCATCAAGCCCGCAGTTGAGATGCTGGCGGCCCTGCCCTCGGTTGTTATCGGTTTTTTCGGTATGGTTGTGGTTGCTCCTTTTCTGCAGAATACCTTTGATATCGCGGTGGGCCTGAACCTTTTCAATGCTTCGGTTATGCTGGCTTTCATGGCGGTCCCGACCATCACCAGTATTTCTGAAGATGCCATTTATTCCGTACCCCCGGAACTCAAGGAAGCTTCCCTCGCTCTCGGTGCCACCCACTGGCAGTCCATATATAAGGTTATCGTTCCCGCTTCCCTGTCCGGGATTTCTACCGGGGTTATCCTCGGCATGGCCCGTTCAATCGGCGAAACCATGGTTGTACTTATGGTTGCAGGTGGCGCAGGGCTGCTGCCCACATCAATCTTTGATCCGGTCCGGCCCATGCCCGCCTCAATCGCCGCTGAAATGGGAGAAGCTCCGTTTCACAGTGATCACTATTACGCGCTCTTCGCAATCGGCATGGTGCTTTTTCTGTTCACTATGGCGTTTAACCTCATTGCGGATTACGTGGCCCATAAATACAAACAGGTCGGTTCCGCCTCCTTGTAACGGAAAAGCACGGGACAACAATTGGTGAAAGAAATGAATAATGTTGAAACACTAGAACAAGTGGAATCCATGATGGAAAGTAATGTTGAAGTTGCCGAGACCATAATGGAAACGGGCAGTAATAATTATTCAATGCGTGAGAAGATTCAGAAGGTGATCTTCCTGCTTTTCAAATGTGCTGCGGCTGTTAATGGTCTTGCGCTGCTGATTATTGTTGGATTTGTTCTTTATTACGGACTTCCAGCCATAAGCTGGGAGTTTCTAACTGAAAATCCTCGCGATTCCATGACCGCAGGCGGAATCTTCCCCTGCATTGTGGGAACCATAGTGCTCAGCTACGGGGCCTTGATGATCGCCCTGCCGTGGGGCATTGCCACTGCCATTTATCTCAACGAATATGCTACATCTCCCAGACTGGTGCGCATTATTCGTCTTGGTATCAATAATCTTGCAGGCGTTCCGTCCGTTGTCTTCGGGTTATTCGGACTTTCCCTATTCGTTACCGTTATGGGTATGGGTGTAAGCATCATGGCTGGGGTCTGCACTCTCGGCGCGCTGGCTCTTCCTCTAGTTATCGGCGCATCTGAAGAGGCACTTCGTTCCGTCCCTCAGACCTACCGCGAAGCTTCTCTAGGACTCGGGGCCACCAAATGGCAGACCATCTATAAGGTCGTGCTTCCCGCTGCTCTGCCCGGAATGCTGACCGGGGCTATCCTGACTCTTTCAAGGGCGGCCGGGGAAACCGCAGCGATCATGTTTACCGCAGCCGTCTTCTTCACCCCGGAAATGCCGGAATCCCTGTTTGATGATGTTATGGCACTTCCTTACCACATCTATGTTCTGGCAACTGCCGGTACTGAAATCGAAAAAACAAGGCATATCCAGTACGGCACCTCCCTCGTACTGATCACCCTTGTTCTGAGTATGAATATGCTGGCTATTTTCATCAGGGCAAAGATGCAGAGAAAAGGCAACAAGTAATTTTCATCCTCACCTCTTGACCGTGTTTGAAACGGCCCGTGCGTGTTTGCGTACGGGTCGTTTTTGTTTCGTGCCTTCCCCAGACCCCATCCCTTTCAGAAATTTTTATTATGGTTTCGCCGCTTCGCATTTAGGGGCTTGTGTAATCAGATATAGTAGTCGGGAATAAATTGTGTTATTTTGATGCTGTCTAAATATCTCTTGGAAACAGGTGGTTATGGTCTATGCGGATAAAAAAACTCAGTTGGTTGATTGCCCGCTTAAAGCGCATGAGTGTGCCCGAAATATTTTATCGGGTGCGTTTGGCGTGCGTGACGGAGCTTCAATCAAGGGGCTTTTTTATCGCTGAATCTGACGCCGCCCGAGGGGATAGTCATTCCGTTCTCAATAAAGATTTTTCCGAGGTTGATGCTGATATTTATCTTGAGGCGGCAGATAAAATTCTCAATGGTAATTTCAATGTTTTTGCCCTTCGCGATTGCCCGCTTGGTTTCCCACCTGATTGGAATAAAGATCCCCTTACCGGAACTGTTGCCCCGCTTAATTTCGGTAAAAAACTTAACTACCGGGATGAATACCTTGCCGGTAATATTAAGTACCTTTGGGAACCCAATCGCCATTTGGAACTAGTCACTCTTGCTCAGGCTTACAAATTATCCGGTGATATAAAATATGCGCATGGTTGCAGGGAGATGTTGCAATCATGGTTTGAAGAATGTCCGTATTTATATGGACCCAATTGGACCAGCTCCCTTGAAATTGCTGTGCGGCTCACCAACTGGGCCTTTGTATGGCATTTTTTAGGAGGAGATGAGTCTCTGCTTTTTGCCGGAAGTGAGGGGCAAAAATTTAAAGAATGTTGGCTGGAATCCATTTTTCAGCACTGCCATTTTATCAACGGTTACTATTCGAGATATTCATCCGCCAATAATCACCTGCTTGGTGAGTACATGGGGCTTTTCATTGCTTCAACGGTCTGGCCCTGCTGGAAAGAGAGTCAAAGTTGGCAGGCGGAAGCAAAGGCCGGGCTTGAAGCAGAAGCACTTAAACAGAATTTTGCGGACGGTTGTAATCGGGAGCAGGGCATTTGGTATCACCATGAAGTTGCGGATATGTTGCTTATCTGCGCTCTTGTGGCCCGTGCAAATGGAATAGTTTTTTCAAATAATTATTGGGGCCGTCTGGAGTCCATGATTGAGTTTGTCGGGGCAATGGCGAATGTGAATCTATGCTTGCCCATGATCGGTGATTCCGATGATGCGGTGATGGTTCGTTTTGTGCCGGAGGAAGGCTTTTCTGTATATCGATCACTGCTTGCAACCGGGGCAGTTCTTTTCAAGCGTCCCGATTTTGCGCGTAAAGCTGTTTTTTTTGATGACAAAAGCCGCTGGCTGTTAGGTCATGTCGGTGAATCTAGCTTTGATGAGTTGTTGAGTGTCGCGCAAAGTAAATCTTATGGGTTTCGGCGAACTTTTCCTGATGGTGGCTATTATATTTTGGGGAAGGATTTTGAAACAGATAAGGAAGTGAAAATTATTGTAGATGCCGGACCGCTGGGATTTACTTCAATTGCCGCCCATGGTCATGCCGACGCACTTTCCATGACCCTCTCCATCGGCGGGGATGAGTTGTTTATTGATCCCGGAACATACGCATATCACACAGAGCGGAAATGGCGGGATTATTTCAAAGGCACATCGGCCCACAACACGGTGCGTATTGATAAGCAGGACCAGTCCGTGTCGGGCGGTAATTTTATGTGGACCGGGCATGCCCGTGCTTGGTGTGATGGTTTTGAAGCTTCGGCAGAGCAGGATTTTTTTAGTGGAGCGCATGATGGTTATACCCGTTTTGCTGATCCGGTCGTCCACTCCCGTAGTGT carries:
- a CDS encoding PstS family phosphate ABC transporter substrate-binding protein — protein: MKKIIALVAVMVMAFTGSAFAGSIQVKGSTTVLPLMQKAAEAFMKANPNVSISISGGGSSNGAKALIDGTTDVAMMSRDMKGGEIQKATDNGRKPYQFIVALDCIVPVVNPGNPVSKLSKDQLWGIYTGKIKNWKEVGGEDAKIVVISRDTSSGTYDCWKSKVMKKDGKKHRVFPGALLQASNGAVAQAVSKNKKAIGYVGLAYLNKELKGVVVNGVGASVATAKDGSYPISRGLNLYTPGTPSGETKALLDYMMSPAGQKLAADTGFIPVK
- the pstC gene encoding phosphate ABC transporter permease subunit PstC; the encoded protein is MSLSRRTTERIIHSAFLITAFTSILVLFLIMMFLFVEGLPIFKHVSVSDFIFGHEWYPTDEDDPAFGIWPLIVGSGAVTLVSSIIAIPLGVMTAIYLAEIAPLRVRNIIKPAVEMLAALPSVVIGFFGMVVVAPFLQNTFDIAVGLNLFNASVMLAFMAVPTITSISEDAIYSVPPELKEASLALGATHWQSIYKVIVPASLSGISTGVILGMARSIGETMVVLMVAGGAGLLPTSIFDPVRPMPASIAAEMGEAPFHSDHYYALFAIGMVLFLFTMAFNLIADYVAHKYKQVGSASL
- the pstA gene encoding phosphate ABC transporter permease PstA, whose translation is METGSNNYSMREKIQKVIFLLFKCAAAVNGLALLIIVGFVLYYGLPAISWEFLTENPRDSMTAGGIFPCIVGTIVLSYGALMIALPWGIATAIYLNEYATSPRLVRIIRLGINNLAGVPSVVFGLFGLSLFVTVMGMGVSIMAGVCTLGALALPLVIGASEEALRSVPQTYREASLGLGATKWQTIYKVVLPAALPGMLTGAILTLSRAAGETAAIMFTAAVFFTPEMPESLFDDVMALPYHIYVLATAGTEIEKTRHIQYGTSLVLITLVLSMNMLAIFIRAKMQRKGNK
- a CDS encoding alginate lyase family protein; this encodes MRIKKLSWLIARLKRMSVPEIFYRVRLACVTELQSRGFFIAESDAARGDSHSVLNKDFSEVDADIYLEAADKILNGNFNVFALRDCPLGFPPDWNKDPLTGTVAPLNFGKKLNYRDEYLAGNIKYLWEPNRHLELVTLAQAYKLSGDIKYAHGCREMLQSWFEECPYLYGPNWTSSLEIAVRLTNWAFVWHFLGGDESLLFAGSEGQKFKECWLESIFQHCHFINGYYSRYSSANNHLLGEYMGLFIASTVWPCWKESQSWQAEAKAGLEAEALKQNFADGCNREQGIWYHHEVADMLLICALVARANGIVFSNNYWGRLESMIEFVGAMANVNLCLPMIGDSDDAVMVRFVPEEGFSVYRSLLATGAVLFKRPDFARKAVFFDDKSRWLLGHVGESSFDELLSVAQSKSYGFRRTFPDGGYYILGKDFETDKEVKIIVDAGPLGFTSIAAHGHADALSMTLSIGGDELFIDPGTYAYHTERKWRDYFKGTSAHNTVRIDKQDQSVSGGNFMWTGHARAWCDGFEASAEQDFFSGAHDGYTRFADPVVHSRSVKFKKDLGVVEVCDSLDCTKEHGIEIFWHVAESCTVEIRGGSVFINSPKVCLEMSMPGSDMNPELFQGNEELPLGWISRKFDFKIPSPTIVWSGTFEGKNEYLTVVKYNFEQRGGNES